In Halanaeroarchaeum sp. HSR-CO, one DNA window encodes the following:
- the eif1A gene encoding translation initiation factor eIF-1A has protein sequence MTEETGRKNLRMPNSDELFAVVTQHNGGNHVRVRCEDGKNRMGRIPGRMKYRTWINEGDVVLVEPWDWQDEKANIEWRYSGQDAEQLRAEGHID, from the coding sequence GTGACTGAAGAAACCGGGCGGAAGAACCTTCGAATGCCCAATAGTGACGAACTGTTCGCCGTCGTAACCCAACACAATGGGGGTAACCACGTTCGCGTCCGCTGTGAGGACGGCAAGAACCGGATGGGACGTATCCCTGGCCGGATGAAATACCGCACCTGGATCAACGAGGGCGACGTCGTCCTCGTCGAGCCCTGGGACTGGCAAGACGAGAAGGCCAACATCGAGTGGCGCTACTCGGGCCAGGACGCCGAACAGCTCCGCGCCGAAGGGCACATCGACTGA
- a CDS encoding MATE family efflux transporter, with amino-acid sequence MVRVPNPLQALLTVIGRLLARLGLISGPRANETVELAWPRIVTGIARMSKSAADVAMVGVALGPAAIAGVGFAGPYWGIAFSIGGGLAAGTIALVSQRYGARRFDQAGQAIRSSAVLVIVVTIPVSVAFWTYPTALISVLTNDPAPLEYGADYLQLVALGVPFAALNLIGSRALIGADDAWTPMVLRGTGAVANIALNAVFIFGLGLGVVGAAVGTVLSNVFVTVGIAVGLANGRLPGVGEFPITVAATGRYLDLATFKDLITIGTPVIGRNSVWTVARFPALAFVGLFGQTTVAAYIITRRIWGLMNTPGWGFGLAASSLVGQELGRDDEETAEAFGREITIFSVATYGVAAVIVLAFAPQIVRLFVGSSTDVSIPIAVAMVYASAFAIIPQGVSSAIAGALDATGDTRWPFYSRVVGMFGVSIPLIYLGATTALGVWGIYLSFFGETLVPAVINYYRFATGKWKKISRGYRPEPVTSTD; translated from the coding sequence GTGGTCCGCGTCCCGAATCCCCTCCAGGCATTGCTCACGGTAATCGGCCGACTGCTCGCCCGTCTCGGTCTCATCTCCGGGCCACGAGCGAACGAGACCGTCGAGCTCGCGTGGCCGCGCATCGTGACCGGTATCGCCCGGATGTCCAAGAGCGCTGCGGACGTCGCGATGGTGGGGGTAGCTCTCGGTCCGGCAGCCATCGCCGGCGTCGGGTTCGCGGGACCGTACTGGGGAATCGCCTTCTCCATCGGGGGTGGGCTGGCGGCCGGCACCATCGCGCTCGTCTCCCAGCGGTACGGCGCGAGACGGTTCGATCAGGCGGGCCAGGCCATCCGGTCGAGCGCCGTCCTGGTGATCGTCGTGACAATCCCCGTCTCGGTGGCCTTCTGGACCTATCCGACCGCGCTGATTTCGGTGCTGACGAACGACCCTGCTCCGCTCGAATACGGCGCCGACTACCTCCAGCTGGTCGCCCTCGGTGTCCCCTTCGCGGCCCTGAACCTCATCGGCAGTCGGGCACTCATCGGTGCAGACGACGCCTGGACGCCGATGGTGCTCAGAGGGACCGGTGCGGTCGCGAACATCGCCCTCAACGCCGTGTTCATCTTCGGCCTCGGACTCGGCGTCGTCGGGGCGGCGGTGGGGACCGTCCTCTCGAACGTCTTCGTGACGGTTGGCATCGCCGTTGGCCTCGCCAACGGTCGACTCCCGGGCGTCGGCGAGTTCCCCATCACCGTCGCCGCGACCGGTCGGTACCTCGACCTCGCCACGTTCAAGGACCTGATCACCATCGGCACGCCGGTCATCGGCCGGAATTCGGTCTGGACCGTGGCCAGATTCCCCGCACTCGCGTTCGTGGGCCTGTTCGGGCAGACGACCGTCGCCGCGTACATCATTACCCGCCGCATCTGGGGCCTGATGAATACCCCCGGCTGGGGCTTCGGCCTCGCGGCCAGCAGTCTGGTCGGCCAGGAGCTCGGTCGCGACGACGAAGAGACCGCGGAGGCGTTCGGGCGGGAGATCACCATCTTCTCGGTGGCGACCTACGGCGTCGCGGCGGTGATCGTCCTCGCGTTCGCCCCACAGATCGTCCGCCTGTTCGTCGGCAGTTCGACCGACGTCTCGATCCCGATCGCGGTCGCCATGGTGTACGCCTCGGCGTTCGCCATCATTCCCCAGGGGGTGAGCAGTGCCATCGCCGGCGCCCTCGACGCGACCGGGGACACCCGCTGGCCGTTCTACAGTCGCGTCGTCGGGATGTTCGGCGTCTCCATCCCCCTCATCTACCTCGGCGCGACCACGGCCCTCGGCGTCTGGGGGATCTACCTCTCCTTCTTCGGCGAGACGCTGGTGCCGGCGGTCATCAACTACTACCGGTTCGCGACGGGCAAGTGGAAGAAGATTAGTCGCGGCTACCGACCGGAGCCGGTCACGTCGACCGACTGA
- a CDS encoding universal stress protein has protein sequence MTDRPTILLPIRVLEGESIPEGVPELLATAHVVLLGYHVVPEQTATDQARLQFEERATNRMDQFEEMLTDAGATVERRLVFTHEAQATIDRTIYEHDCLAVLVPQATGPPDDVLVAVRGTVGVDRLVRLVSGLFADTDTSLTLFHVLDESESEADARTLLDGIADRLDANGFDADRLDVRVADSAGPMNAIVDVANEFDAVVMGESDPSVVTFVFGMRSEQVADQFLGPVLVIQRARPDAESESNETAASGSGSRE, from the coding sequence ATGACCGACAGACCCACAATCCTGCTCCCGATCCGCGTCCTCGAAGGCGAATCCATCCCCGAGGGCGTGCCTGAACTGCTCGCGACCGCCCACGTCGTCTTGCTCGGCTACCACGTCGTGCCCGAACAGACGGCCACCGATCAGGCTCGCCTGCAGTTCGAGGAGCGCGCCACGAACCGGATGGACCAGTTCGAGGAGATGCTCACGGATGCCGGAGCGACCGTCGAACGACGACTCGTCTTCACACACGAGGCCCAGGCGACTATCGATCGGACCATCTACGAACACGATTGTCTTGCCGTGCTGGTACCGCAGGCGACGGGTCCACCGGACGACGTTCTCGTCGCGGTTCGCGGAACGGTCGGCGTCGACCGCCTGGTCCGCCTCGTCTCCGGGCTGTTCGCCGACACGGACACATCGCTTACGCTGTTCCACGTGCTGGACGAAAGCGAGAGCGAAGCGGATGCCCGGACGCTACTCGACGGAATCGCGGACCGACTCGACGCGAACGGCTTCGACGCCGACCGTCTCGACGTCCGCGTCGCGGACTCCGCCGGCCCGATGAACGCTATCGTCGACGTTGCGAACGAGTTCGACGCCGTGGTGATGGGCGAATCTGACCCGTCCGTGGTCACCTTCGTCTTCGGCATGCGGTCCGAACAGGTCGCCGACCAGTTCCTCGGGCCCGTGCTCGTCATCCAGCGGGCACGACCGGACGCGGAGAGCGAGTCGAACGAGACCGCTGCCAGCGGGTCGGGAAGCAGGGAGTGA
- a CDS encoding APC family permease yields MTSGRGSTQGVGENVSGESPEQEPDLVSDTVTVHEDVELERTIGLAGGLAIGIGTMIGAGIFVFPGLAAGNAGPAAALSFAIGGTIALLVALPASELATAMPRSGGGYFFVSRSMGTSYGAVVGLGLWLGLVFAAAFYLVGLGHYAAAVLAEVGIVLSVSPIIPLGLLFGVGLTALSILGTENTASLQNAVVAILLVVLTLFLTYGGLDALGLFGREAVPEALFPRGYLPVLSTAALVFTSYLGFAQVATVAGDIKQPGRNLPLAMVGSVLVVTVFYVATIFVATSAFGAAHLATLGETAMVEVAREFLGLPGAIAILFAGLLATFSSANASILSASRTVYALSRDALLPRRASEINLQYGTPHIALLAAGGPILVLVATGQVSVLAEVASFLHLIMYGLICVAVVLLRRRNPPWYDPSYRMPGVPALPVVGAIASFGLVVFMQPAAIVIGVVVIVVGYLWYRYYAGTVELKGDF; encoded by the coding sequence GTGACATCAGGCCGGGGATCGACCCAGGGCGTCGGCGAGAACGTCAGCGGGGAGTCCCCCGAACAGGAACCGGACCTCGTCTCCGACACCGTCACCGTCCACGAGGACGTCGAACTCGAGCGGACCATCGGTCTCGCCGGCGGACTGGCTATCGGCATCGGGACGATGATCGGCGCGGGCATCTTCGTCTTCCCGGGACTCGCGGCTGGGAACGCGGGTCCCGCGGCGGCGCTGTCGTTTGCCATCGGTGGGACCATCGCCCTGCTCGTCGCACTCCCGGCCTCGGAGTTGGCGACGGCTATGCCCCGAAGCGGTGGTGGGTATTTCTTCGTCTCGCGAAGCATGGGCACGTCCTACGGGGCGGTCGTGGGCCTCGGTCTCTGGCTCGGACTGGTGTTCGCGGCCGCGTTCTACCTCGTGGGACTCGGCCACTACGCCGCCGCCGTGCTGGCGGAGGTCGGCATCGTCCTCTCGGTCAGTCCGATCATCCCGCTCGGCCTGCTCTTCGGTGTCGGACTGACCGCACTGAGCATCCTCGGGACGGAGAACACGGCGTCCCTGCAGAACGCTGTCGTCGCCATCCTTCTCGTCGTACTGACGCTGTTTCTCACCTACGGCGGCCTCGACGCGCTGGGCCTCTTCGGTCGCGAGGCGGTGCCCGAGGCCCTCTTCCCGCGTGGGTATCTCCCGGTGCTCTCCACGGCCGCACTGGTGTTCACCTCCTACCTCGGCTTCGCCCAGGTGGCGACGGTCGCCGGCGACATCAAACAACCCGGACGGAACCTGCCGCTCGCGATGGTCGGCTCCGTGCTCGTCGTGACGGTCTTCTACGTCGCCACCATCTTCGTCGCGACGAGTGCCTTCGGTGCGGCTCACCTCGCGACCCTCGGCGAGACGGCGATGGTCGAGGTCGCCCGGGAGTTCCTCGGGCTTCCGGGAGCAATCGCCATCCTGTTCGCCGGCCTGTTAGCGACATTTTCCAGTGCGAACGCCTCGATACTCAGCGCCTCCCGCACTGTCTACGCGCTGAGCCGGGATGCCCTCCTCCCCAGGCGGGCCAGCGAGATCAACCTGCAGTATGGAACGCCCCACATCGCCCTGCTCGCGGCGGGCGGACCCATCCTCGTCCTGGTCGCCACCGGCCAGGTCTCCGTGCTCGCGGAGGTGGCGTCCTTTTTGCACCTCATCATGTACGGGTTGATCTGCGTCGCGGTGGTCCTGTTGCGCCGTCGCAACCCGCCGTGGTACGACCCGAGCTATCGGATGCCCGGCGTTCCGGCCCTGCCGGTCGTCGGCGCCATCGCCAGTTTCGGCCTGGTCGTCTTCATGCAACCGGCGGCCATCGTCATCGGTGTCGTCGTCATCGTGGTGGGGTACCTGTGGTACCGCTACTACGCCGGCACCGTCGAACTCAAGGGGGACTTCTGA
- a CDS encoding FAD-dependent oxidoreductase, translated as MSQGPVRVAVLGGGVGGLTAAHELATRDFTVTVYEARDRLGGKARSFPVTTPDGGTVPAEHGFRFFPGFYRNLHATMDQIPLGDGGTVADNLVHTDETLIAATDGRETIAETRTPTTVTEWAEAIRPTIGGGELSPVETTYFLRRLLVLLTSSRARRERELDRVSWWDFVDAEAQSPAYRKYLAESTQALVALKPQRGSARTIGQIYVQLLLDQLDPNRPTERVLNGPTSEVWIDPWVTYLRSLGVEFHTETPVTGIEADGERVTGVELAANERVSADHYVVALPVEVMASLVTPELVRAAPSLSNVGRLDTAWMNGIQFYLTEDVSLARGHQAYTDSAWALTAISQRQFWDDGPYDIGSDTDDAVQGVLSVIISDWETPGTVYGKPARECSREEIKTEVWDQLEAHLNRDAERLSQDIIYDWVLDPAIVESENGMANTEPLLINTVDSLRYRPRAVTAAPNLVLAADYVRTETDLATMESANEAARRAVRGILERTGTDADLPDVWGLDEPRLFDPPKRQDEVAYRLGLPHPGEAERDLRRTVRGLWS; from the coding sequence ATGTCTCAGGGACCAGTCCGGGTAGCCGTTCTCGGCGGGGGCGTCGGGGGCCTGACTGCCGCTCACGAGCTCGCGACGCGCGATTTCACCGTCACCGTCTACGAAGCACGGGACCGCCTGGGCGGGAAGGCCCGCAGTTTCCCCGTCACCACTCCGGATGGGGGCACTGTCCCGGCCGAACACGGCTTTCGGTTCTTCCCCGGTTTCTATCGCAATCTGCACGCGACGATGGACCAGATCCCGCTGGGCGACGGCGGGACGGTGGCTGACAATCTGGTCCACACGGACGAGACGCTCATCGCTGCGACCGATGGTCGGGAGACGATCGCGGAGACGCGAACACCGACGACAGTCACCGAGTGGGCCGAGGCGATCAGACCGACCATCGGCGGCGGCGAGTTGAGCCCCGTGGAGACGACCTACTTTTTGCGGCGCCTGCTCGTCCTGCTGACGAGTTCTCGGGCACGGCGCGAGCGCGAACTCGACCGGGTTTCGTGGTGGGACTTCGTGGACGCCGAGGCACAGTCACCAGCCTACCGCAAATACCTCGCGGAGAGCACACAGGCGCTCGTTGCGCTCAAGCCCCAGCGGGGGAGCGCCCGGACCATCGGCCAGATCTACGTCCAGTTGCTGCTCGATCAGCTCGACCCCAACCGTCCTACTGAGCGGGTGCTCAATGGTCCGACGAGCGAGGTGTGGATCGACCCGTGGGTGACGTATCTGCGATCTCTGGGCGTCGAGTTCCACACCGAGACGCCGGTGACGGGCATCGAAGCGGACGGCGAGCGCGTGACCGGCGTCGAACTGGCGGCGAACGAGCGAGTGAGTGCCGACCACTACGTCGTGGCCCTCCCCGTGGAGGTGATGGCGTCGCTCGTCACCCCCGAACTCGTCCGGGCGGCGCCGTCGCTCTCGAACGTGGGGAGACTGGACACGGCGTGGATGAACGGCATCCAGTTCTACCTCACCGAAGACGTCTCCCTGGCGCGCGGCCACCAGGCCTACACCGACTCGGCGTGGGCCCTGACCGCCATCTCCCAGCGGCAGTTCTGGGACGATGGCCCGTACGATATCGGTAGCGACACCGACGACGCCGTCCAGGGGGTTCTCTCGGTCATTATCTCGGACTGGGAGACGCCGGGGACGGTGTACGGCAAGCCTGCTCGCGAGTGCAGCCGCGAGGAGATCAAAACCGAGGTGTGGGACCAGCTCGAGGCGCACCTGAATCGCGACGCCGAACGCCTCTCGCAGGACATCATCTACGACTGGGTACTGGACCCCGCGATCGTCGAATCAGAGAACGGGATGGCGAACACCGAACCGCTGTTGATCAACACGGTCGACTCGCTTCGCTACCGACCACGAGCAGTGACCGCCGCGCCGAACCTCGTCCTCGCGGCCGATTACGTTCGCACGGAGACCGACCTCGCGACGATGGAGAGCGCGAACGAGGCGGCCCGTCGGGCGGTCCGGGGCATCCTCGAACGGACGGGGACCGACGCCGACCTGCCCGACGTGTGGGGTCTCGACGAACCGCGGCTGTTCGACCCACCCAAGCGTCAGGACGAGGTGGCGTACAGGCTGGGTCTTCCGCATCCGGGCGAGGCAGAACGTGATCTACGGCGGACCGTCAGGGGACTATGGAGCTGA
- a CDS encoding fumarylacetoacetate hydrolase family protein yields MRLARAWTDDGVVTGEYVDGTIVTDDDRYDVCAGSADLLAPTEPTALYCVGRNYAATLDQMDYDRPEDPDFFIKPPAAVLPPETDIPYPAFSEEVTYAGELAAVIGERAKHVDPAEVPDVVRGYTIMNDVDALDQPGRTARKAFDGSAPLGPWLETDIDPHGIEMYTDVDGERRQAASTDQMLFDPNEVVAFLSDRVTLEPGDVIAFGSPANPGTIEPGDTVEITYEGIGTLRNGVAEPRR; encoded by the coding sequence ATGCGACTGGCCAGAGCCTGGACCGACGACGGCGTCGTGACCGGCGAGTACGTCGATGGCACTATCGTCACCGACGACGACCGATACGACGTCTGTGCGGGGAGCGCCGACCTCCTCGCGCCGACCGAGCCGACCGCGCTCTACTGCGTCGGGCGCAACTACGCCGCGACGCTCGACCAGATGGACTACGACCGGCCCGAGGACCCCGATTTCTTCATCAAGCCGCCGGCTGCCGTCCTCCCGCCGGAGACCGACATCCCCTATCCGGCGTTCTCCGAAGAGGTCACCTACGCGGGCGAACTCGCGGCAGTGATCGGCGAACGCGCGAAGCACGTCGATCCGGCCGAGGTCCCGGACGTCGTCCGCGGGTACACCATCATGAACGACGTCGACGCTCTCGACCAGCCCGGTCGGACGGCGCGGAAGGCCTTCGACGGGTCCGCCCCGCTCGGCCCCTGGCTCGAGACCGATATCGACCCGCACGGCATCGAGATGTACACCGACGTCGACGGCGAGCGTCGACAGGCGGCCTCGACCGACCAGATGCTCTTCGATCCCAACGAGGTCGTTGCCTTCCTCTCCGACCGGGTCACCCTCGAACCCGGCGACGTGATCGCCTTCGGGAGCCCCGCCAATCCGGGCACCATCGAACCCGGCGATACCGTCGAGATCACCTACGAGGGGATCGGGACGCTCCGGAACGGGGTCGCCGAACCCCGCCGATAG
- a CDS encoding deoxyhypusine synthase — protein MSDDTRENVVPGSEEDLDTADVRGYDFRGEFDFEAMLSAYETTGFQASHLAEAVDIVRKMREADATVYLTLTSNIVSSGLRETVAALVREGYVDVLITTSGSITEDVIKTAKPFKMGEWDVDEAAMRERGINRLGNIFVPSDRYVWLESYLNDFFPEFFAEESIRTPTEFAAELGETLDDEDSILKQAADNDVPVFCPALTDAEVGNFLYYYNQAADHDVGIEILQDYEKLIEEGLLADETGLVVLGGGVPKHHAIMTNLFRGGADYAVYVSTGMEGDGSLSGAPPSEAVSWGKIKETETNYTQVQAEATLVVPLLVAGGFELY, from the coding sequence ATGAGCGACGACACGCGCGAGAACGTGGTGCCGGGGTCCGAGGAGGACCTCGACACCGCCGACGTTCGCGGCTACGACTTCCGTGGGGAGTTCGACTTCGAGGCGATGCTCTCGGCCTACGAGACCACCGGCTTCCAGGCGAGCCACCTCGCCGAGGCCGTCGACATCGTCCGGAAGATGCGCGAGGCAGACGCGACGGTCTATCTCACCCTCACGTCGAACATCGTCTCCTCGGGGCTTCGCGAGACCGTCGCCGCCCTCGTTCGTGAGGGGTACGTCGACGTGCTCATCACCACCTCCGGGTCGATCACCGAGGACGTCATCAAGACGGCCAAACCGTTCAAGATGGGCGAGTGGGACGTCGACGAGGCCGCGATGCGCGAACGCGGCATCAACCGCCTCGGCAACATCTTCGTGCCGTCGGACCGCTACGTCTGGCTCGAATCGTATCTCAACGACTTCTTCCCCGAGTTCTTCGCCGAGGAGTCCATCCGCACCCCGACCGAGTTCGCTGCCGAACTCGGCGAGACCCTCGACGACGAGGACTCCATTCTCAAACAGGCCGCCGACAACGACGTGCCCGTCTTCTGTCCAGCGCTGACCGACGCCGAGGTCGGCAACTTCCTCTACTACTACAATCAAGCCGCAGACCACGACGTGGGCATCGAGATCCTCCAGGACTACGAGAAACTCATCGAGGAGGGACTCCTCGCCGACGAGACCGGCCTCGTCGTCCTCGGTGGGGGTGTGCCGAAACACCACGCCATCATGACGAACCTCTTCCGGGGCGGCGCGGACTACGCCGTCTACGTCTCGACCGGGATGGAGGGTGACGGTTCGCTCTCCGGTGCCCCACCCAGCGAGGCCGTCTCGTGGGGCAAGATCAAGGAGACCGAGACGAACTACACCCAGGTACAGGCCGAGGCGACGCTCGTCGTCCCGCTGCTCGTCGCCGGCGGCTTCGAACTGTACTGA
- a CDS encoding Nif3-like dinuclear metal center hexameric protein, producing the protein MDRTAFVSRLDESLRTAAFADLDASANGLQVDRSSDSIERVAFAVDAAVEPIEAAIDWGADVLVVHHGLSWDGIDRVTGREYDRLSRLIQADVGLYVSHLPLDAHQDIGNAAGIADVLSLTDRERFGELGPEFVGQRGVFAAPRSTQTVHGKLEEALDHGGEGVQVLDFGPDLLESAAIVTGSGADWFDEAVAAGVDAFVTGEGKGQLYHQAKESGVTVFLGGHYATETFGVASLADQVADWGPETTVIDAPTGL; encoded by the coding sequence ATGGACCGCACAGCGTTCGTCTCTCGGCTCGACGAGTCCCTTCGAACGGCGGCGTTCGCCGACCTGGACGCCAGCGCCAACGGTCTCCAGGTAGATCGCTCGAGCGATTCCATAGAGCGGGTCGCCTTCGCGGTGGACGCGGCCGTCGAACCCATCGAGGCGGCGATCGACTGGGGCGCCGACGTGTTGGTCGTCCATCACGGCCTCTCGTGGGACGGCATCGACCGGGTCACCGGCCGGGAGTACGACAGACTCTCGCGACTGATCCAGGCCGACGTCGGCCTCTACGTCTCCCACCTGCCACTCGACGCCCACCAGGACATCGGCAACGCCGCCGGCATCGCCGACGTTCTCTCACTGACCGACCGCGAACGGTTCGGCGAACTCGGCCCCGAATTCGTCGGACAACGCGGTGTCTTCGCGGCTCCTCGCTCGACCCAGACCGTGCACGGGAAACTCGAGGAAGCCCTCGACCACGGCGGCGAGGGGGTACAGGTCCTGGACTTCGGTCCGGACCTGCTCGAGTCGGCGGCCATCGTCACCGGGAGTGGCGCCGACTGGTTCGACGAGGCGGTGGCGGCCGGCGTCGACGCGTTCGTGACCGGCGAGGGAAAGGGACAACTCTACCACCAGGCGAAGGAGTCGGGGGTGACGGTCTTCCTGGGTGGCCACTACGCAACGGAGACGTTCGGCGTGGCGTCGCTGGCCGACCAGGTCGCGGACTGGGGGCCCGAGACGACGGTCATCGACGCGCCGACCGGGCTCTGA
- the speB gene encoding agmatinase — MFPGATTERDAADYVVVGAPLDVSTTFQPGTRFGPDRIRRFAETFDDYDRRTDQFFTDLAVHDHGDVHAWDDAAEYLEYVNGVLTDVVRDDAVPLLLGGEHTVSKAGVEAVSPDIFVTLDAHLDLRSDYAGNELSHATVTRHALETADRAVILGARTGSEAEWNRAAESDVTVVAPADVADWQPEFDATADVYLSVDIDGADPGFAPGTGTMEPFGLTPREMRDVVRAVAPQVAGIDVVEVNDRDDGQAPSLGAKLLRTAVYEHAASQ, encoded by the coding sequence ATGTTCCCCGGCGCGACCACCGAGCGCGACGCGGCGGACTACGTCGTGGTCGGCGCGCCACTCGACGTTTCTACCACGTTCCAGCCGGGCACCCGGTTCGGCCCGGACCGAATCCGACGGTTCGCGGAGACCTTCGACGACTACGACCGCCGCACGGACCAGTTTTTCACCGACCTCGCGGTTCACGACCACGGCGACGTCCACGCCTGGGACGACGCGGCCGAATACCTCGAGTACGTCAACGGCGTCCTCACGGACGTCGTCCGAGACGACGCCGTCCCACTCCTGCTCGGCGGCGAACACACCGTCTCGAAGGCGGGCGTCGAGGCCGTCTCACCCGATATCTTCGTCACTCTCGACGCCCACCTCGACCTCCGGAGCGACTACGCCGGCAACGAGTTGAGCCACGCGACGGTCACCCGTCACGCACTCGAGACCGCCGATCGGGCCGTCATCCTCGGTGCCAGAACCGGCAGCGAGGCGGAGTGGAACCGGGCGGCCGAATCGGACGTCACGGTCGTCGCGCCGGCGGACGTCGCGGACTGGCAACCGGAGTTCGACGCGACTGCCGACGTCTACCTGAGCGTCGACATCGACGGTGCCGATCCGGGCTTTGCCCCCGGAACCGGGACGATGGAGCCGTTCGGACTCACCCCCCGAGAGATGCGCGACGTGGTCCGCGCGGTGGCCCCACAGGTGGCGGGTATCGACGTGGTCGAGGTCAACGACCGGGACGACGGACAGGCCCCCTCGCTGGGGGCGAAACTCCTCAGGACCGCCGTCTACGAGCACGCCGCCAGTCAGTGA
- a CDS encoding translation initiation factor IF-5A: protein MPKEQKEVRDLQEGNYLMMDDAPCKITAYSTAKPGKHGSAKARIEGKGVFDDKKRSLSQPVDAKIWVPMIDRKGGQVVNVEGDDAQIMDLDTYETFTMRIPEGVSLAADDEIEYLEYEGQRKIVD from the coding sequence ATGCCGAAAGAACAGAAAGAAGTTCGCGACCTCCAGGAAGGAAATTACCTGATGATGGATGACGCGCCCTGCAAGATCACCGCCTACAGCACGGCGAAGCCGGGCAAACACGGCAGCGCCAAGGCCCGTATCGAGGGCAAGGGCGTCTTCGACGACAAGAAACGCTCGCTCTCCCAGCCGGTCGACGCCAAGATCTGGGTCCCGATGATCGACCGAAAGGGCGGCCAGGTCGTCAACGTCGAGGGCGACGACGCGCAGATCATGGACCTCGACACCTACGAGACGTTCACGATGCGTATCCCCGAGGGCGTCTCGCTGGCGGCCGACGACGAGATCGAGTACCTCGAGTACGAGGGCCAGCGGAAGATCGTCGACTGA
- a CDS encoding aminotransferase class I/II-fold pyridoxal phosphate-dependent enzyme, with translation MDIAPFELERWFAEYEHEADLMLAESGIRSLDADRFDLDPGSLGYVIPTNGDPEFRAAVGERYGRGPEEVLFTVGTQEANFLAFQALMDQNDHAVAVTPTYQALHAVPSAIGEVTRVGLRPPEWTLDVDAVAEAMRPETQVIVLNNPNNPTGRYHSQETVAALYDIAADNDAYLLVDEVYRLLAEDPHPPAATLGEWALSTASVTKAYGLAGVRFGWLVGNQSVVERAWEWKDYTTISPTKIGQHVARQAMGDQEDAILAANRELAARNREMVREFVDERGLVWYDPVGVNGFVTVPDGFESSTAFCRQFVEAESVVLAPGALFGHDDYFRIGFGLPTADLEAGLDRLETFLDRRR, from the coding sequence ATGGACATCGCGCCCTTCGAACTCGAACGGTGGTTCGCCGAGTACGAACACGAGGCCGACCTGATGCTCGCGGAGTCTGGGATCCGGAGCCTCGACGCCGACCGGTTCGACCTCGACCCGGGGTCGCTGGGATACGTCATCCCTACCAACGGTGATCCCGAGTTCAGAGCCGCGGTGGGCGAGCGGTACGGGCGTGGCCCCGAGGAGGTGCTGTTCACGGTCGGCACCCAGGAGGCCAACTTCCTGGCCTTCCAGGCGCTCATGGACCAAAACGACCACGCGGTCGCCGTCACCCCGACCTACCAGGCCCTCCACGCCGTTCCGTCTGCGATCGGCGAGGTCACGCGAGTCGGGCTTCGACCACCCGAGTGGACTCTCGACGTGGATGCTGTCGCCGAGGCCATGCGTCCAGAGACCCAGGTCATCGTCCTCAACAACCCCAACAACCCCACCGGCCGGTACCACTCCCAGGAGACTGTCGCAGCATTGTACGACATCGCGGCCGACAACGATGCCTACCTCCTCGTCGACGAAGTCTATCGGCTTCTCGCCGAGGACCCCCACCCGCCCGCCGCGACCCTCGGCGAGTGGGCGCTCAGCACGGCGAGCGTGACGAAAGCCTACGGACTCGCCGGTGTCAGGTTCGGGTGGCTGGTCGGTAACCAGTCGGTCGTAGAGCGCGCCTGGGAGTGGAAGGACTACACGACCATCTCGCCGACGAAGATCGGCCAGCACGTCGCTCGCCAGGCGATGGGCGACCAGGAGGACGCCATCCTGGCCGCGAATCGGGAACTCGCCGCACGGAACCGGGAGATGGTCCGCGAGTTCGTCGACGAACGGGGCCTCGTGTGGTACGACCCGGTGGGGGTGAACGGCTTCGTCACCGTGCCAGACGGTTTCGAGAGCTCGACGGCGTTCTGCCGCCAGTTCGTCGAGGCGGAGTCGGTGGTGCTCGCCCCGGGGGCGCTCTTTGGGCACGACGACTACTTCCGCATCGGCTTCGGGTTGCCAACCGCGGACCTCGAGGCGGGACTCGATCGACTCGAAACCTTCCTGGACCGCCGCAGGTGA